A genome region from Deltaproteobacteria bacterium CG11_big_fil_rev_8_21_14_0_20_42_23 includes the following:
- a CDS encoding ribonuclease HII, producing the protein MHPFPETEIYAQGFRYVAGLDEVGRGCIAGPVVAAACILPQEHCIVGLRDSKKLSGKQRESLYEQICSQALSFSVASVSAEEVDRINIHRASLKAMSIALATLSLSPEYLLIDGIFTLADVKLPQKAIVKGDDLSPCIAAASILAKVSRDHLMVASQADYPEFSFLSHKGYGTKKHYEELSVHGASPLHRKSFKGVE; encoded by the coding sequence TTGCACCCCTTTCCCGAAACCGAAATATACGCGCAAGGTTTCCGATATGTAGCAGGCCTTGATGAAGTGGGAAGAGGTTGTATAGCAGGTCCGGTGGTAGCAGCCGCGTGCATTTTGCCTCAAGAACATTGCATTGTAGGGCTAAGAGATTCAAAAAAATTAAGTGGAAAACAACGAGAGAGCCTGTACGAACAGATTTGTTCACAGGCTCTTTCTTTTTCTGTGGCGAGTGTCTCGGCTGAAGAGGTGGATCGCATTAATATTCACCGCGCCTCGCTAAAGGCCATGAGCATTGCATTAGCCACGTTAAGCCTTTCGCCAGAATATCTGTTGATCGATGGAATATTTACTCTTGCCGATGTGAAACTTCCCCAAAAAGCCATTGTCAAAGGTGATGATTTGTCTCCGTGCATTGCCGCAGCATCAATTTTGGCGAAGGTGAGCAGAGATCACCTTATGGTTGCATCTCAAGCGGATTATCCTGAATTCTCTTTTCTATCACATAAGGGTTACGGCACAAAAAAACATTATGAAGAATTATCTGTGCACGGAGCCAGTCCGCTTCATCGTAAATCTTTTAAGGGAGTGGAATAA
- a CDS encoding 50S ribosomal protein L19, translating into MHILEKLKQENLRPGTPDLRPGDTVRVHCKIKEGDKQRTQVYEGVVISRRRAGSLSTITVRKISFGVGVERVFSVHSPLIEKLEFVNRGRVRRSKLFYLRDLRGKAARIREKRLDNLEGLVFADEDNAVEEVEATSGAEA; encoded by the coding sequence ATGCATATTTTAGAAAAATTAAAACAAGAAAACCTTAGACCTGGAACTCCAGATCTAAGACCTGGCGATACCGTTCGGGTTCACTGCAAAATCAAAGAAGGGGATAAGCAACGTACTCAGGTATATGAAGGTGTTGTTATTTCCCGCCGACGAGCAGGTTCTCTCTCTACTATTACTGTAAGAAAAATTTCTTTTGGTGTTGGGGTTGAGCGTGTGTTTTCGGTTCACTCACCATTGATTGAAAAACTTGAGTTCGTAAATCGTGGTCGTGTACGTCGTTCTAAACTCTTCTATCTTCGCGATCTTCGCGGTAAAGCTGCAAGAATCAGAGAAAAACGCTTGGACAACTTAGAAGGTCTTGTCTTCGCAGATGAAGACAATGCTGTAGAAGAAGTGGAAGCAACATCAGGAGCAGAGGCGTAA
- a CDS encoding uridine phosphorylase, with product MVSTKEGRQYHIGLAPGELAPFILVTGEPDRARRVSTYFDTVTCERASREYLTFTGVYKGVPLSVMATGMGPDNTEIACVELCQIVEHPTVIRIGSSGSLKKGIELADLVISTSAVRLENTSTSYVVQGYPAVAHYECVLALLEAANKLSLPHHLGVTATASGFYGSQGRAVPGFTPRNQNLPAELDAMNVSNLEMEASCWFTLGTYRGFRTGAVCAVYANRHKDVFIDTETKDLAEKRCIETGLEAILQLHKMDQAKKKHQHWFPSLGM from the coding sequence ATGGTTTCAACCAAAGAAGGGCGCCAATATCATATCGGGCTTGCGCCTGGAGAACTAGCTCCTTTCATTTTAGTTACGGGTGAACCCGATCGCGCCAGGCGTGTTTCCACTTATTTTGATACTGTAACGTGCGAACGTGCTTCGCGAGAATACCTTACGTTTACTGGTGTGTACAAAGGTGTGCCTCTCAGTGTGATGGCAACGGGGATGGGGCCAGATAATACCGAAATTGCATGTGTTGAACTTTGCCAAATTGTGGAGCATCCAACTGTCATTCGCATTGGTTCATCGGGAAGCCTCAAAAAAGGTATTGAGCTTGCCGACCTTGTTATTTCTACTTCTGCGGTTCGCTTGGAAAATACTTCTACTTCCTATGTAGTTCAAGGTTATCCTGCTGTAGCGCATTACGAATGTGTTTTGGCATTGCTTGAAGCTGCCAATAAACTTTCGCTTCCCCATCATCTAGGAGTTACGGCAACAGCATCTGGTTTTTATGGATCACAAGGCCGCGCCGTTCCAGGTTTTACTCCGCGCAATCAAAATCTTCCGGCAGAATTAGATGCAATGAATGTATCAAATTTGGAAATGGAAGCATCGTGCTGGTTTACGCTTGGCACTTATCGTGGTTTTCGCACTGGTGCTGTGTGTGCTGTTTATGCAAATCGCCACAAAGATGTGTTTATTGACACCGAAACAAAAGACTTGGCAGAAAAAAGATGTATTGAAACAGGGCTCGAAGCAATTTTGCAACTTCATAAAATGGACCAAGCAAAGAAAAAACATCAGCATTGGTTCCCATCACTAGGAATGTGA